One Devosia lacusdianchii genomic window carries:
- a CDS encoding glycosyl transferase family 1, with amino-acid sequence MLKVLYLTPNLADPAAARRISMMRTGGAEVAVAGFIRKGAALPSLDASSVMVLGETEDGRFGQRLVAVAKALAGIAGRMRDAGVPDVIMARNLEMLPLANRLRAMWGERHPLVYECLDIHRLLLRRDMIGYAMRGAERYLSAKTSLLTTSSPGFLRNYFDIYGGPPALIVENKAPIGDGARGHNPALAAPDGPIRIGWFGALRCSRSLAALSGLTQEMDGRIEVVLRGRPARTEFDDFDGQVTAQPHLRFAGPYRNPDDLPAIYSDVHFSWAIDFFEAGQNSAWLLPNRLYEGCLHGAIPIAVAGTETAAFLERHCIGLIIADIEPQTLRAALGKLDMATVKTMAARVAALDPALFSYGQADCRALVSRLSSLTSNSHLITEVA; translated from the coding sequence GTGCTGAAGGTGCTCTACCTTACGCCCAACCTGGCCGATCCGGCCGCAGCGCGCCGCATCTCGATGATGCGGACGGGCGGCGCCGAGGTTGCCGTGGCCGGTTTCATCCGCAAAGGCGCGGCCCTGCCGAGTCTCGATGCCAGCAGCGTCATGGTGCTGGGCGAAACCGAGGATGGCCGCTTCGGACAGCGCCTGGTTGCGGTCGCCAAGGCGCTGGCTGGGATAGCCGGGCGGATGCGCGATGCCGGCGTGCCGGACGTGATCATGGCGCGGAATCTGGAAATGCTGCCGCTTGCCAATCGGCTGCGCGCCATGTGGGGCGAACGGCATCCGCTGGTCTATGAATGCCTCGATATTCACCGGCTGCTGCTGCGGCGGGACATGATCGGTTATGCCATGCGCGGGGCCGAACGCTATCTGTCGGCCAAGACTTCGCTGCTGACCACCAGTTCGCCAGGATTCCTGCGCAACTATTTCGATATCTATGGCGGGCCACCGGCGCTGATCGTCGAGAACAAGGCGCCGATCGGTGATGGGGCGCGCGGGCATAACCCTGCCCTCGCCGCGCCAGACGGTCCGATACGCATCGGCTGGTTCGGCGCCTTGCGTTGCAGCCGCTCGCTCGCGGCACTGTCTGGCCTTACACAAGAGATGGATGGTCGGATCGAAGTCGTGCTGCGCGGCCGTCCGGCCCGGACCGAGTTCGACGACTTCGACGGGCAGGTCACGGCCCAGCCGCATCTGCGCTTCGCCGGGCCCTATCGCAATCCGGATGATCTTCCCGCGATCTATTCGGACGTGCACTTCTCTTGGGCCATCGACTTCTTCGAGGCCGGGCAAAACTCGGCCTGGCTGCTGCCGAACCGCCTCTATGAGGGGTGCCTACATGGTGCGATTCCGATCGCAGTTGCGGGCACCGAGACGGCCGCCTTCCTTGAGCGGCACTGCATCGGGCTTATCATCGCCGATATCGAGCCGCAGACGCTGCGCGCCGCCCTGGGCAAGCTGGACATGGCGACCGTGAAAACCATGGCCGCCCGGGTGGCCGCCCTCGATCCGGCGCTGTTTTCCTACGGGCAGGCCGATTGCCGGGCGCTGGTCTCGCGCCTTTCCAGCCTCACGTCGAATTCTCACCTGATTACGGAGGTCGCATGA
- a CDS encoding glycosyltransferase family 2 protein, whose product MTAPDKTCLIVVPTLNEARHIGGLIEGLLPEAEALGALIVVADGGSRDGTLDIVAEQVRHSPLVRLLHNPKRIQSAAINLAVDRFGADIDYVIRIDAHGAYPADYCRVLVREAQAKDVDSVVVPMKTVGMSLFQRAVATAQNSVVGTGGSEHRTGRAGRFVSHGHHALMSIPAYRAVGGYDESFRHNEDAELDFRLTQAGFRIWLTDETTMTYYPRASVSGLSKQYFGYGRGRARNLLKHRMRPRLRQMLPLAIAPAAVLAPLAVVHWTAAVPLALWIAACLGLGMLAALQLSDRYKLPPQGAPLVGISAMIMQFSWSTGFWLHLAQSLSPRKEALGTA is encoded by the coding sequence ATGACAGCGCCAGACAAGACCTGCCTGATCGTGGTTCCAACCCTGAATGAGGCCCGGCATATCGGCGGGCTGATCGAGGGCCTGCTGCCCGAGGCCGAGGCGCTTGGGGCGCTGATCGTGGTCGCCGACGGCGGCAGCCGCGACGGAACGCTCGATATCGTGGCCGAGCAGGTGCGGCACAGTCCGCTGGTGCGGCTGCTGCACAATCCCAAGCGCATCCAGAGCGCCGCGATCAACCTGGCGGTGGACCGCTTCGGCGCCGATATCGACTATGTCATTCGCATCGATGCGCATGGCGCCTATCCGGCGGACTATTGCCGGGTGCTGGTGCGCGAGGCCCAGGCCAAGGACGTGGATAGCGTCGTGGTGCCGATGAAGACGGTGGGGATGAGTCTTTTCCAGCGGGCGGTAGCGACGGCGCAGAATTCGGTGGTCGGCACCGGCGGATCGGAGCATCGCACCGGGCGGGCCGGCCGCTTCGTCAGCCATGGGCATCATGCGCTGATGAGCATTCCCGCCTATCGCGCCGTTGGCGGTTATGACGAGAGCTTCCGCCACAATGAGGATGCCGAACTCGATTTTCGGCTGACCCAGGCGGGGTTTCGCATCTGGCTCACCGATGAAACGACGATGACCTACTATCCGCGCGCGTCAGTGTCGGGCCTGTCCAAGCAGTATTTCGGCTATGGGCGCGGGCGGGCGCGAAACCTGCTCAAGCACAGGATGCGGCCGCGTCTGAGGCAGATGCTGCCGCTGGCCATTGCGCCGGCGGCCGTGCTGGCGCCGCTGGCGGTGGTGCACTGGACAGCGGCGGTGCCACTGGCACTGTGGATCGCCGCCTGCCTGGGATTGGGCATGCTCGCCGCCCTGCAGCTGTCGGATCGCTACAAGCTGCCGCCACAAGGCGCGCCGCTGGTGGGGATCAGCGCCATGATCATGCAATTTTCCTGGTCGACCGGCTTCTGGCTGCATCTGGCGCAGTCGCTGTCGCCGCGGAAAGAGGCTTTGGGCACAGCATGA
- a CDS encoding iron-containing alcohol dehydrogenase has translation MTKANWNYPTAVKFGPGRIAELPEALKSAGISRPLLVTDAGLVNLPVTQNTIALLKAAGIPVGVFADVKPNPISANVEAGIKVLRDGGHDGVIAFGGGSGLDVGKVIAFMAGQTRPMWDFEDIGDWWTRADPKGIFPIVAVPTTAGTGSEVGRAGVITDETTHTKKVIFHPLMMPKVVIADPELTVGMPKFITVGTGMDALAHCLEAYCAPGYHPLADGIAVEGIRLVMENLPKVHADPNDVEARGHMMSAAAMGATAFQKGLGAIHALSHPVGALYDTHHGMTNAVFMPYVLAVNRTAIEARIARLAAYIGLAPSFEAFQHAVIGLRMRLDVPHTLAEFKVDGSKRDLIGDMAIVDPTAGGNPVELTKDRALEIFDRAMEGRV, from the coding sequence ATGACCAAAGCCAACTGGAACTACCCAACCGCAGTCAAGTTCGGTCCCGGCCGTATCGCCGAGCTGCCCGAAGCGCTCAAGTCCGCTGGTATATCCCGGCCGTTGCTGGTCACCGATGCCGGGCTGGTCAACCTGCCGGTCACCCAGAACACCATCGCCTTGCTCAAGGCGGCCGGTATCCCGGTGGGAGTCTTCGCTGATGTGAAGCCCAACCCGATCTCGGCCAATGTCGAAGCCGGCATCAAGGTGCTGCGCGATGGCGGCCATGATGGCGTCATCGCCTTTGGCGGCGGGTCCGGGCTCGATGTCGGCAAGGTCATTGCCTTCATGGCCGGGCAGACAAGGCCGATGTGGGATTTCGAGGATATCGGCGACTGGTGGACCCGCGCCGATCCCAAGGGGATTTTTCCGATCGTCGCCGTGCCGACCACCGCCGGTACCGGCTCGGAAGTCGGCCGCGCCGGGGTTATCACCGACGAGACGACCCACACCAAGAAGGTCATCTTCCATCCTTTGATGATGCCCAAGGTGGTGATTGCCGATCCCGAACTGACAGTTGGCATGCCCAAATTCATCACTGTGGGCACCGGCATGGACGCACTGGCCCACTGCCTCGAGGCCTATTGCGCGCCGGGCTATCACCCGCTGGCCGATGGCATCGCGGTGGAAGGCATTCGCCTCGTCATGGAAAACCTGCCCAAGGTCCATGCCGATCCGAACGACGTCGAAGCGCGTGGCCACATGATGAGCGCCGCCGCCATGGGTGCGACGGCGTTCCAGAAGGGGCTGGGCGCGATCCATGCGCTCAGCCATCCGGTCGGGGCGCTTTATGACACGCATCACGGCATGACCAATGCCGTGTTCATGCCCTATGTACTGGCGGTCAACCGCACGGCGATCGAGGCGCGGATCGCCCGGCTGGCGGCTTATATCGGTTTGGCGCCGAGCTTTGAGGCCTTCCAGCATGCGGTGATCGGCCTGCGCATGCGGCTCGACGTGCCGCATACGCTGGCGGAATTCAAGGTCGATGGGAGCAAGCGCGATCTGATCGGGGATATGGCGATTGTCGATCCGACCGCGGGCGGCAACCCGGTGGAACTGACCAAGGACCGGGCGCTGGAGATATTTGATCGAGCGATGGAGGGGCGGGTTTAA
- a CDS encoding VOC family protein: MIDASVQTNVKSKPILPLSTSLGPVHVAVTDRAKALAIWQDVVGLDLIEEIGNALTLGAGGKPLIVLETGAVRPVVPRSIGLYHVAIHVPQRADLAQMAVRALQRNVRISPTDHLVSEAIYLWDLDGNGIEITFETPWRGTLGDPDKGQTYAVTTEGKSHSGRDPIDLDGLLAELGPSPVLASRMPSGTRIGHVHVHVNDLHMAMDFYRDVLGFAGFLLISSFGMGDVGLDYMPHTIAFNIWSGPNAALPSAGSAGLRWFTIVVADAPTLDGVKTRLAAAGSPVSALEDGIETQDPFGNRIRVLVAG; this comes from the coding sequence GTGATCGATGCATCCGTCCAGACCAACGTGAAGTCCAAGCCGATCTTGCCGCTCTCCACCAGTCTCGGCCCGGTCCACGTCGCCGTCACCGACCGCGCCAAGGCGCTGGCCATCTGGCAGGACGTGGTTGGGCTCGATCTCATTGAAGAGATCGGCAACGCGTTGACGCTCGGCGCCGGTGGCAAGCCGCTGATCGTGCTCGAAACGGGCGCGGTGCGCCCCGTCGTGCCGCGCAGCATCGGCCTCTATCACGTCGCCATTCACGTGCCGCAACGCGCCGACCTGGCGCAGATGGCCGTGCGGGCGCTGCAGCGCAATGTGCGGATTTCGCCGACCGACCATTTGGTCAGCGAAGCCATCTATCTCTGGGATCTCGACGGCAATGGCATCGAGATCACCTTCGAGACGCCATGGCGCGGCACGTTGGGTGATCCCGACAAGGGCCAGACCTATGCGGTCACCACGGAAGGTAAGTCGCATTCCGGTCGCGACCCGATCGACCTTGATGGCCTGTTGGCCGAACTGGGCCCGTCCCCTGTCCTCGCGTCGCGCATGCCATCAGGCACGCGCATCGGCCACGTCCATGTGCATGTGAATGACTTGCACATGGCGATGGATTTCTACCGCGACGTGCTCGGCTTTGCCGGCTTCCTGCTGATCAGCTCGTTCGGCATGGGCGACGTGGGGCTCGACTACATGCCCCACACCATCGCCTTCAACATCTGGTCCGGCCCCAATGCCGCCCTGCCATCGGCCGGGTCAGCAGGTCTGCGCTGGTTCACCATTGTGGTGGCCGATGCGCCGACGCTCGACGGCGTCAAGACGCGGTTGGCTGCGGCTGGATCGCCGGTGTCGGCGCTCGAGGATGGTATCGAAACGCAAGATCCGTTCGGCAACCGGATTAGGGTGCTTGTGGCAGGCTGA
- a CDS encoding mannitol dehydrogenase family protein, which yields MTRLSAAILANAPAGVAVPNYDRSQITPGIVHLGIGAFHRAHMAVYVDDLLRDNPDWAIIGASLRRPDTKEALEPQDGLYTVAVRDASGTHPRIIGSILKVLDANTERQELLELMASPQIRIVSLTVTEKGYCHDPATGELDQRHPDIVHDLANPTAPRSAPGILVEALARRKAAGIAPFAVMSCDNLPCNGATVKRIVQKYASMMSADLGQYVSTLAFPGTMVDRIVPSTTDADRATLAGFTGMEDAWPIMTEPFTQWVIEDHFPQGRPPFEKAGAQLVEDVEPFERMKLRMLNGSHSTMAYLGYLAGYEYISDVMGDADFVKLIHGLMTEEAMPTLDMPGVDLAAYRDQLLERFRNPALKHRTWQIAMDGSQKLPQRLLGTIRDRLKSGQPFDRLGLGVAAWMRYVVGIDEKGENIDVRDPLAMRMMAIAADAGDDAEALYEGLVGLAEVFGSDLPGSQAFGETVATHLDELFEVGVKEAVKEVVEEGTAS from the coding sequence ATGACGCGCCTCAGCGCCGCTATCCTCGCCAATGCCCCCGCCGGCGTCGCCGTGCCGAACTACGACCGCAGCCAGATCACACCCGGCATCGTGCATCTAGGCATCGGCGCCTTCCACCGCGCCCATATGGCGGTCTATGTCGACGACCTGCTGCGGGACAATCCCGATTGGGCCATTATCGGCGCCAGCCTGCGCCGGCCCGATACCAAGGAGGCGCTGGAACCACAGGACGGTCTCTATACCGTCGCCGTGCGTGACGCCTCCGGCACCCATCCGCGCATTATCGGCTCCATCCTCAAAGTGCTCGACGCCAATACCGAGCGCCAGGAATTGCTTGAGCTGATGGCCAGCCCGCAAATCCGCATCGTCTCGCTGACCGTGACCGAGAAGGGTTATTGCCACGATCCGGCGACGGGCGAACTGGATCAGCGTCACCCGGACATCGTCCACGATCTCGCCAATCCCACCGCACCACGATCGGCGCCCGGCATCCTGGTCGAGGCATTGGCGCGTCGCAAGGCGGCGGGCATCGCCCCGTTTGCGGTGATGAGTTGCGATAACCTGCCGTGCAATGGCGCCACGGTGAAGCGCATTGTGCAGAAATATGCCAGCATGATGTCAGCAGATCTGGGACAGTATGTCAGCACGCTGGCCTTTCCCGGCACCATGGTCGACCGCATCGTGCCCTCTACCACCGATGCGGACCGCGCCACCCTTGCCGGCTTCACCGGCATGGAAGATGCCTGGCCGATCATGACCGAGCCCTTCACCCAATGGGTGATCGAGGACCATTTCCCACAGGGACGCCCGCCCTTCGAGAAGGCCGGCGCGCAACTGGTTGAGGACGTCGAGCCCTTCGAGCGCATGAAGCTGCGCATGCTCAATGGCAGCCACTCCACCATGGCTTATCTCGGCTATCTTGCTGGTTATGAATACATTTCCGACGTTATGGGCGATGCCGATTTCGTCAAGCTCATCCACGGCCTGATGACCGAAGAGGCCATGCCGACACTCGACATGCCCGGCGTCGACCTCGCCGCCTATCGCGACCAATTGCTGGAGCGCTTCCGCAATCCGGCGCTCAAGCACCGCACTTGGCAGATCGCCATGGACGGCTCGCAAAAACTGCCGCAGCGCCTGCTCGGCACTATCCGTGACCGTCTCAAATCCGGCCAGCCGTTCGATCGCCTGGGCCTCGGAGTCGCGGCCTGGATGCGTTACGTGGTCGGCATCGACGAGAAGGGCGAAAACATCGACGTCCGCGATCCGCTGGCCATGCGGATGATGGCCATTGCCGCCGATGCCGGGGATGACGCCGAGGCCCTCTATGAGGGGCTGGTGGGCTTGGCGGAAGTGTTCGGCAGCGATCTGCCGGGGAGCCAGGCGTTTGGCGAGACGGTGGCGACCCATCTCGATGAGCTGTTTGAGGTCGGGGTGAAAGAGGCGGTCAAGGAAGTGGTCGAAGAGGGTACCGCCTCCTAG
- a CDS encoding aldehyde dehydrogenase family protein, whose amino-acid sequence MTETVKIISPIDGSVFAERPMASAAEINSAITRAKAGRAAWAATTIAERQKILTHFVDALLLMNDEIVPELAWQMGRPIRFGGEKRGVEERSRYMIELAAEALAPSVKPEKEGFTRYITREALGTVMVIAPWNYPFLTAVNSIVPGLMAGNSIILKHASQTLLAGERFAAAAESAGLPAGLFQNLVLGHADTEKLIASGQIDHINFTGSVEGGRRIEKAAAGTFATLGLELGGKDPAYVRADANLDNAVENLVDGSFFNSGQSCCGVERIYVHESVYGNFVERFIENAKGWTLGNPLDADTIVGPMARGNFADHVRQQTEEALRGGATRHLNSRHELDKPGSPYLAPEVLTNVNHQMSVMREESFGPVVGIMKVADDAEAITLINDSPYGLTASIWTEDLDTAAKLGGSIETGTVFANRCDYLDPALVWTGVKDTGKGGGLSEIGYANLTQPKSYHLKRV is encoded by the coding sequence ATGACCGAGACGGTCAAAATCATCTCGCCCATCGATGGCAGCGTCTTTGCCGAGCGCCCAATGGCCTCCGCGGCCGAGATCAACAGCGCCATCACTCGCGCCAAGGCTGGTCGAGCGGCCTGGGCCGCAACGACCATTGCCGAGCGGCAGAAAATTCTGACGCATTTTGTCGATGCGCTGTTGTTGATGAACGACGAGATCGTGCCCGAGCTGGCCTGGCAGATGGGCCGCCCGATCCGTTTTGGCGGCGAGAAGCGCGGTGTCGAGGAACGCAGCCGCTACATGATCGAGCTGGCCGCCGAAGCCTTGGCGCCGTCGGTCAAGCCGGAGAAAGAGGGCTTTACCCGCTACATTACCCGTGAGGCGCTGGGCACCGTGATGGTGATCGCGCCGTGGAACTATCCGTTCCTCACGGCGGTCAATTCCATTGTGCCGGGGCTGATGGCCGGCAATTCGATCATTCTCAAGCATGCCAGCCAGACGCTGCTGGCCGGCGAGCGCTTTGCTGCCGCCGCCGAAAGCGCGGGTCTGCCGGCCGGGCTGTTCCAGAACCTCGTGCTGGGCCATGCCGATACCGAAAAGCTCATTGCTTCAGGGCAGATCGACCACATCAATTTTACCGGCTCGGTCGAAGGCGGTCGTCGCATCGAGAAGGCCGCGGCGGGCACATTTGCGACGCTCGGCCTCGAGCTCGGCGGCAAGGATCCGGCCTATGTTCGCGCTGATGCCAATCTCGACAACGCGGTCGAGAACCTGGTGGATGGCTCGTTCTTCAACTCGGGCCAGTCGTGCTGCGGCGTCGAGCGCATCTATGTACATGAAAGCGTCTATGGCAATTTCGTCGAGCGCTTCATCGAGAACGCCAAGGGCTGGACGCTGGGCAACCCGCTCGATGCCGATACTATTGTCGGCCCCATGGCGCGCGGCAACTTTGCCGACCACGTCCGCCAGCAGACCGAAGAGGCGCTGCGCGGCGGCGCGACGCGGCACCTTAATTCAAGGCATGAACTCGACAAGCCGGGCTCGCCCTATCTGGCGCCGGAGGTGCTGACCAACGTCAATCACCAGATGAGTGTGATGCGCGAAGAGAGCTTTGGCCCGGTGGTCGGCATCATGAAGGTGGCCGACGATGCCGAAGCCATCACGCTGATCAATGACAGCCCCTATGGGCTGACGGCATCGATCTGGACGGAAGACCTGGACACGGCGGCCAAGCTCGGCGGCAGCATCGAGACCGGCACGGTCTTCGCCAACAGGTGCGACTATCTCGATCCGGCGCTGGTCTGGACCGGGGTGAAGGATACCGGCAAGGGCGGCGGGCTAAGCGAGATCGGCTATGCGAACCTGACCCAGCCCAAGAGCTATCATTTGAAGCGGGTGTGA
- a CDS encoding sugar kinase, with the protein MAQQRFVSIGECMIEMSGGEDRNYRLGYAGDTLNTAWYMRALLGKDWSVDYFTGLGEDRYSNDIKAFLDANNIGTSHIRTVPGRRPGLYMIHQDKGDRHFTYWRDTSAAKLLADDKDALAAAVKGASMVYFSGITLAILLPRARGRLLGAIVKARDAGARIVFDTNIRPALWTSPRVMTSVLTAAATLCDVVLPTHTDEAPLFGDKSVEDTADRYLELGVEEVVVKDGAGDALIATATERVKVGPKPGAKVVDATGAGDSFNGAYLSARLAGKSLREAAEAAHRVAGVVIGQKGALVDPKLLVT; encoded by the coding sequence TTGGCACAGCAGCGCTTCGTCAGCATTGGTGAATGCATGATCGAAATGAGCGGCGGCGAAGACCGCAATTATCGCCTCGGCTATGCCGGCGATACGCTCAATACCGCCTGGTATATGCGCGCGCTGCTCGGCAAGGATTGGTCGGTCGACTATTTCACCGGGCTTGGCGAGGATCGCTACTCCAATGACATCAAGGCGTTTCTCGACGCCAATAATATTGGGACCAGCCATATCCGAACCGTTCCAGGTCGGCGTCCGGGCCTCTACATGATCCATCAGGACAAGGGCGATCGGCACTTCACCTATTGGCGCGATACCTCCGCTGCCAAGCTCCTCGCCGACGACAAGGATGCGCTGGCGGCGGCCGTCAAAGGCGCCAGCATGGTCTACTTCTCCGGCATTACGCTGGCGATTCTCCTGCCGCGGGCGCGCGGTCGTCTGCTCGGCGCTATCGTCAAGGCGCGCGATGCCGGTGCGCGGATCGTGTTCGATACCAATATCCGGCCGGCGCTATGGACCAGCCCGCGCGTGATGACGTCAGTACTGACCGCTGCCGCGACGCTGTGCGACGTGGTGCTGCCGACCCATACCGATGAAGCGCCGCTGTTTGGCGACAAGTCGGTCGAAGACACGGCTGACCGTTATCTCGAACTGGGGGTCGAGGAAGTGGTGGTCAAGGACGGCGCGGGGGATGCGCTGATCGCCACGGCGACCGAGCGGGTGAAGGTCGGACCCAAGCCCGGTGCCAAGGTGGTGGATGCCACTGGGGCGGGTGACAGTTTCAACGGGGCGTATCTGTCGGCGCGGTTGGCCGGGAAGTCACTTCGTGAGGCGGCCGAGGCGGCGCATCGGGTGGCTGGGGTCGTCATCGGGCAGAAGGGTGCGTTGGTCGATCCGAAGTTGTTGGTGACGTAG
- a CDS encoding zinc-binding alcohol dehydrogenase family protein, with amino-acid sequence MRAISCAAPGELALINIERPALKPGWVRVGIRHIGICGTDYHIFEGKHPFLQYPRIMGHELSGVVLDANGADTLANGDPVVINPYLPCYQCPACLEGKTNCCETLTVIGVHGDGGMAEEIVMPAVNLYRAEGLSLRDAAMVEFLAIGAHAVRRTELKPGWRVLVVGGGPIGLGVAFFASIAGADVTILDAATDKLDAARGFGFGAAALDERDGATFKAKMATGFDAVFDATGAIPAMNQAVGYCRNGGALTLVGVVKGTLAWEDPEIHKRELTIRASRNATKEDFDHVMASIRNGSVPTDRLATHATSFDDVPTNLPKWAHDRTGLIKAIITV; translated from the coding sequence ATGCGGGCTATTTCTTGTGCCGCGCCGGGCGAGCTGGCGCTGATCAATATCGAACGGCCCGCGCTCAAGCCCGGCTGGGTGCGCGTCGGTATTCGCCATATCGGCATCTGCGGCACGGATTATCATATCTTCGAGGGCAAGCACCCGTTCCTGCAATATCCGCGCATCATGGGCCATGAGTTGAGCGGCGTAGTGCTCGACGCCAATGGCGCCGACACCTTGGCCAACGGCGATCCTGTGGTCATCAATCCCTATCTGCCCTGCTATCAATGCCCCGCCTGCCTTGAGGGCAAGACCAATTGCTGCGAGACGCTGACCGTCATCGGCGTGCATGGCGATGGCGGCATGGCCGAGGAAATCGTCATGCCGGCAGTCAATCTCTACCGCGCCGAAGGCCTCAGCCTGCGCGACGCCGCCATGGTGGAATTCCTCGCCATTGGCGCCCACGCCGTGCGACGCACTGAGCTCAAGCCCGGCTGGCGCGTGCTGGTCGTCGGCGGCGGACCGATCGGGCTCGGCGTCGCCTTCTTCGCCAGCATTGCCGGTGCCGACGTGACCATTCTCGATGCCGCTACCGACAAGCTCGATGCGGCCCGTGGCTTCGGCTTTGGCGCCGCCGCTTTGGACGAGCGCGACGGTGCCACGTTCAAGGCCAAGATGGCGACCGGTTTCGACGCCGTATTCGATGCGACCGGCGCCATTCCCGCCATGAACCAGGCGGTTGGCTATTGCCGCAATGGCGGTGCGCTGACGTTGGTCGGCGTGGTCAAGGGCACGCTGGCATGGGAAGATCCTGAAATCCACAAGCGCGAGCTGACCATCCGCGCCTCCCGCAACGCCACCAAGGAAGATTTCGACCACGTCATGGCCTCGATCCGCAATGGCAGCGTGCCCACCGACCGGCTTGCAACGCATGCCACGAGCTTTGATGATGTGCCCACGAATCTGCCGAAATGGGCCCATGACCGCACCGGGCTGATCAAGGCGATCATCACGGTTTAG
- a CDS encoding DUF924 family protein translates to MRTAEDVIRFWFVEHGKDDWFDGKAEFDHALAVEFAETHPKVALGEAWQWRRTPEGRLAEIIVLDQFSRQLHRGSAEAFAQDKMAVALAQEAIAAGADEAIPMERRMFLFMPFMHAESLVIQEEGCKHFAQFGEEMMKFMTGHRDCIAQFGRFPFRNKALGRQSTAEELAYMEEQKDRVF, encoded by the coding sequence ATGCGCACCGCCGAAGACGTCATCCGCTTCTGGTTCGTCGAGCACGGCAAGGACGATTGGTTCGACGGCAAGGCCGAGTTCGATCACGCGCTTGCGGTCGAATTTGCTGAAACCCACCCCAAGGTGGCCCTCGGCGAGGCTTGGCAATGGCGTAGGACACCCGAGGGGCGGCTGGCCGAGATCATCGTGCTCGACCAGTTCAGCCGCCAATTGCACCGCGGCTCGGCCGAGGCCTTTGCTCAGGACAAGATGGCGGTGGCGCTGGCGCAGGAGGCCATAGCCGCAGGTGCCGACGAAGCTATTCCGATGGAGCGGCGCATGTTCCTCTTCATGCCCTTCATGCATGCCGAGTCGCTGGTGATCCAGGAGGAGGGCTGCAAGCACTTCGCCCAGTTTGGCGAAGAGATGATGAAATTCATGACCGGCCACCGCGACTGCATCGCCCAGTTCGGCCGCTTCCCCTTCCGCAACAAGGCGCTGGGCCGGCAGAGCACGGCCGAGGAACTGGCCTATATGGAAGAGCAGAAAGACCGGGTGTTTTGA